The DNA segment TTTAAGGAACCACACTTTCGCTGACATAATATTTTTGGTGGGGATGGCTCTCATTCCACTACATCAATTCAAGGCTTATTATTTCTCTAACAATGATCTAAGTCTTTCTTAGTATGTAATGTTAAGTCACTATGCCTGAAttaattcactctttttttcttattttctggtcAGGGGAAATTCTGTcttgggtgtatatgtgtgtctagAGAAAAATATCACTTTTCAGGTATTTCTAACAAAGTAGTGCATCTATatagactttttaaattaattaaactatccatgaaattaaaagatgcttactccttggatgaaaatttatgaccaacctagacagaatattcaaaagcagagacattactttgccaccaaaggtccatctagtcaaggctatggtttttccagtggtcatgtatggatgtgagagttggactgtgaaaaaagctgagcgccaaagaattgatatttttgaactgtggtattggagaagactcttgagagtcccttggactgcaaggagttccaaccagttcattctaaaggagatcagccctgggtgttctttggaaggaatgatgcttaaactaaaactccagtactttggccacctcatgcgaaaagttgactcattggaaaagaccctgaagctgagagggattaggggcaggaggagaaggggacaacagaggatgagatggctggatggcatcaccgattcgatggacgtgagtttgagtgaactctgggagttggtgatggacagggaggcctggcatgctgcgattcatggggtcgcagagtcggacacgactgagcgactgatctgatctgatctgacccctATTTAACAGtcaaattcttttcttcctttattttaaattagaaagaatCAATCTGTGGACTAGTCTGACAATAATAATCTCTAAATGTAACTTGATTCCAGAAGAGACATATAAGTGAATCAGGCTAATAAAATAGGAAGGAATATGCTTACAGTTTGATTGTTATGCCAGTGGGGATCATGAGATGGTGTCACAGTGCCATTTCCATCTGctcaacaagaaagaaaattaataagaattaCAAAAAGATTTTGAATTTTCCTGCAAGCACCAAATATATTCACACTGCGTTCTGGTAATGAAGGGAAAGTTGAAAAATTATATAGTTTAATGCTGTAGGCATCCCAGGAATAATACCaagttaataaaatttattaatttaagtaGTAAGGTTGTGTTTCTTAACCATTTTGTCAGGAAGCCTTTGAAAATgaaccctttttcttttctccctatgGGGGGAAGGAAATACATGCTCACAGAAAATTTACTGAAAATTTTAGACAAGTCAGAGTGACCCATTCTCAGAACTAGGTTAAAACTTACCACTTACAGATAAATAATCAATATTTTCATGACAACTGAGAAACTTGCAATGAGTGCTCAGAGGTCATTACACATCCAAAGAGCAGAACCACTCTGTTCAAAATGAACATTACATTGGTTTTACATTCAAAATGTGAGTCAAATGCACTAAGTTACCTCAAACAGGTGGCATCCAACTCCTACATTATATGCCAGTGTGCACAGACACTGATCCAAATGTGCTTTAGAAAATATGTTACAACACTCCCAAGACCAGTATACCTTATATTACCTAAACTCCCAATAAAAGGATACTATGCCTTAAAGTCTTCAATGTCCAAATTTTAATAGTGTTTTGATATATCTCTTTTGTCCCACTGAACATATACTGTTGGCCCTTCTAAGCAAATATAGGTCAAATACAGGATTCTCTCTTTACTGAGTATCGATTATATACAAGCACTTTACATCCTTATACCAATTTTCTTAATCTGAAATTTTAGATGAAGTGCTGAATTGGTTGAAGTTTCCAACTCTACTAAAGGACAAGAGCCTCAGCTCATAACCACCGCACACACTATGTTCCCATCCAATGAAAATACTGCAGGTCTCAGAGATTCACATACTACTGACAGAGCTATAAAATCATCATGTTCTAATGGTAGTGAAAATAAGTAACCATATTCCCCCCAAGTTTTCACACTTTATACTACTGTATCTACAATTTAAACATTCCGACACTACTTCTTCAAGAGACAAAGACAGTGTCTACGGTCTAGTCTCTGTGTATGATTTATGTTATAACCTTAAATCCTTAAGCTATAGAATGAGTGATGTTGTAAAAAAAATAGCATGGACTTGAGTCAGATGAAACTTGACTTCAGTGCTGATATGTCACTTACCAATGTGACCTCGATTAATATCCTTTACATACAAattacatacatatgcatgtaaatgtatgtatttatatttctagCTGGGGTAACCTTGAACTACAAGCTGTTGATAGCACCCGTCTCATAAAGTTATCACATTAGATGATGCATGTAAGGTGCTTAACACCATATTAAACAAATATCAGGTGTCACAATTATGTTGCTATATAACAATAGGAGCAAAGGGGAAGGGACACCATGCAATGGATTTTCCAAATAGCATGTCCTTCATTCCTTACAAACATGTAGTGAGGAATGAAACAACTTGCCCTCGGGCGTGCAGCTTGAAACTCGGGCAGTTGAATTGGAAGCTGTTTGTCTCCAAAGTAGACAAATGTCCTCCTCAGTCTGGCAAAGGCAAGAAATAAACCTGCCctgaaagaattaaatgagataatgcacaaCAATTTGCTGGCAAATGCATCTGAAAAGGTAGGTGCAGGCCCTAAGAAAACCAAAATTCCTCCTGGACTAACATTCTTGGCTTTGTGAGGCTTTAACCCAGTGAAGTGTGACTCGGGCACTGTGAGGATTTGGTTCAAGGGCCTCAGAGATGCTGCCAAGATGGCAGCAGTCACAGAAGTCGTGGGGACACAGCTGCTGCAATGTCTGTTCCATGTTGCCAAGTCTACTTGACCAGGTTTAGTGACATATTTTAGAGAACAATTTCCCATTTTCTACTTTGTTCTTCCTCTTAGCCTAAAAGTGTGGGGTGCAGTTGCCCCAACTGCTCTTACCTGTATTTTTATCTGCTTTCTCCTTGTTTCTGTGCCAAGAAACACTTCACACCAAGGATTCCACTTTCAAAACCAAATCTCACTATTAGCTAATTTCAATTAAATTGGCCCCTCTCTGAGTCCCGCTGCATGTTCATTTTCAATTAAGAGCTTCCTTGAATGATTGGCTAAGTAGGCCACCCTGGGTGTCTCCTACAGCAACTCCTGAGCATGATGAATCATAGGCACAAGTCTTACAAAATCTTACAAAATCTGACCTTGTTTGGGTGCTTTACAGGTACATGGACAAATAAGCCAGTTCTGCATTACAAAGGGGTTCACCTGTGGCACTCTCCAAATATACCACCATGGGTAACACAGTTAGCTTGGAAAGATGACAATTCAATATCATGTTTCTCCATTATAGGAAAAACAAACTAATCTTACATCTCAAAAGAATATGGACTTTCCAAAACTAGGGAGAACTGGGAGACTTTTGGAGTGGAATAGCACAATCCTAGTGGGCCCTGCCTCTTTGGCTCTGGTGTCCATGTCCTCAACCCAACTCAAAGTGTCCATGTGAAATGAAAGCTCGACAAGGCAGCAGGGGAGACTCCTGGCTCTGTGTAGTTTCTGGGGCTTAGAGGAAGCATAAACAGGCAACCAGTTCATTCTGGACCAGTTTGGATTTAATTGTTTTAAGGCTCTGTCCAGGGAAGTATGCCTAGAAATAAGTTTAAAGACTAggctgattcatttcatttagaaaaatgtgGATATGCATGTGGATGGTCCCAAATCATACTACCTGCCTATGTCACTCAAAGTACATATTTCTGGACATTCTAAGTAACAGTCATAGTTGCCACTCTATCATTTACCTTGTAACTGTGTCCCCAGATCTTTATCTCAAAGAACGCTTGTAAGAATAAGTAATATTTCCTCCATTTTCCAAAGGATAAAAACAGATTCAAAGAGGGTAATAAGACATTTGTTCAAGTTGCATAGCTGAATGGAATAGCCATTGTTGGCATTCAAGTCACGCTTGTCTTATTTCAGAATATGTGCTCTGAACAATGTGCTAATATTATCAAAATTTGAATGTTCCCAGGTGTTcaggaaagaaactgaagttacCTGTTGAACAAGAGTGCCATGGTGAGCTGGTTATGTTTGTTTCATACAGGGTAGTAGGCTGGCTTTCTGCTGTCTGACTTGGAGAAGATAAAGAAGCTATAGGAATGACAAGAACGGGAAAATAGTGTTCAATTAGTGGAGGAAAATTTACACCCCCagcagaaagaacaaacaaaactaaatcaGAAATTACCCTTTGACTCTTTCTTAGAAATGTATTAATAGATGTCCTTGAGGTATTACCCTGCTATGAAGGCATTTCATTATCATGAATAAATCTGATCTAGATAATGATCTGAGAGCCTAACAAcagaattatttcactttttatacttcttttgttgttcagttgccaagttatgtcctactctttgcaaccccatgactgcagcatgccatgcttccctgtccatctctgtctcctggaatttgctcaaactcatgtccgttgagttagCAATACTGTCtacccatctcattctctgccaccctcttctccttttgccttccatctttcccagcagcagggtcttttccaatgagtcagctgtttgcataaggtggccaaagctttggagcttcagctttagcatcagtcctgggGTTGTCATAAGAATTAAGGGGCTTAATACTTATAAAGCAGTTAGCATGTTTCCTGACACAGGAAACAGAGTAAGCATTAACTTCACTGAAATCTTATCCTCAAGTGTTGGGTTAggcttcaaaatggattaaatgatcTCTATTCAGATTTTTGTCATAATTCTATGTTAAACTGGGCCGAATGCACCATCCTTCTAAGATGTCCGTGACTAGtggtctggcttttttttttttttttttttttttttgctactaatGATTCCTTTGAGAATCTAGTAAAAACCATAGGTCCCTCTCActctgaaaattcttaaagatacacAAGATGAATATAAGAGGGCACAAGTGGTTCACAGTTTCCAAACTGTGAAGCCAGGTTTGGAAACctatatagcaaaaccaatacaatattgtaaagttaaataaaattaaaaaaaaaaagagtccctaCCCTAGATTGTACGTCTACCTTAACACAGTGCACTGAATGGTGCATATCCTTACTTTAGAAACTTCTGTGCTTAGAAGTACTTTTGCTTACCTGGCTGGAGGTCCTTTGTGGGTGCTGGCATTGGAAGAGCAGAAGTAGAGGACCTTGCTGTCACTGGAGCAGTGGTGACTGTCATGGTTGGAGTAGTGGTATTGATTGTTGTTGGCACAGCAGTGCTGGTGGTTGTTGGAGCAGTGGTGACCATTGTGGTTGGAGTAGTGGTGGTAGTTGTCTTTCTTGTAGTGGTTCTTCTTGGAGTAGTAGTAATGGTTGTCTTTCTCATAGTGGTGGTTGTTCTTGGagtagtggaggtggtggtggtggttgttggagTCATGATGGTTGTTGCAGTCATGGTGGTTATTGTTTTGGGAGTAGTAGTGGTGGTTGTTGGAGTAGTGGTAGACATTCTTGGAGTAGTAGTAACAGTTGTCTTTCTTTTAGTGGTGGTTGTTCTTAGAGTAGTGGAGATGGTGGTGGCGGTTGTTGGAGTCGCGGTGGTTGTTCTTTTGGGGGTAGTAGTGGTAGTTGTTGGAGTAGTGGTAGTCGTTCTTGGAGTAGTAGTAATGGTTGTCTTTCTCATAGTGGTGGTTGTTCTTGGAGTAGTGCTAGTGCTGGTGGTGGTAGTGCTTCTTGGAGTAGTAGTAATGGTTGTCTTTCTAGTAGTGGTGGTTGTTCTTGGAGTAGtggaggtggtggtagtggttcttggagtagtggtggtagttgtctttcttctgtttgttcttctttGAGTAGCGGTGGTAGTTGTCTTTCTTCTAGTGGTTCTTCTTGGAGTAGTGGTGGGAGTTGTCTTTCTTCTATTGCTTCTTCTTAGAGTAGTGGTGGGAGTTGTCTTTCTTCTATTGCTTCTTCTTAGAGTAGTGGTGGGAGTTGTCTTTCTTCTATTGCTTCTTCTTAGAGTAGTGGTGGGAGTTGTCTTTCTTCTATTGCTTCTTCTTCGAGTAGTGGTGGCAGTTGTCTTTCTTCTAGTGGTTATTCTGGGAGTAATGGTGGTAGTTGTCTTTCTTCTAGTGGTTCTTCTTGGAGTAGTGGTGGGAGTTGTCTTTCTTCTATTGCTTCTTCTTGGAGTAGTGGTGGCAGTCGTCTTTCTTCTAGTGGTTATTCTGGGAGTAATGGTGGTAGTTGTCTTTCTTCTATTGCTTCTTCTTCGAGTAGTGGTGGCAGTTGTCTTTCTTCTAGTGGTTCTTCTTGGAGTAGTGGTGGCAGTCGTCTTTCTTCTATTGCTTCTTCTTCGAGTAGTGGTGGCAGCTCTCTTTCTTCTATTGCTTCTTCTTGGAGTAGTGGTGGTAGTTGTCCTTCTTGTAGTGGGGGTCGTTGTTGGAGTAGTGGTGGTAGGTGTTGTTGTAGTAGTAGTGGTGGTGGTCGTTCTCGTTGTAGGTGGAGCTAGAAATCAACATGAAAGCAGGGATTCATCAAGCAGCAGGAAACAAGAGACTCGTGCTGGGCCTGTGCACCAACACAACCAAGCACACTGTCCCCAGGCAGAACTCAGCACTTCTCTCCCATGAACTCCAAGTTCTTGTTATGGGTCAACTAGAATCTGTGACTGAGGAGGGAGTGAAGACATGGTCACAATAAGGCAACAGCAGCATTTAAAGGATGATATTTCAGGAGGTATTGCTATTAAAAAATGACACATGGGATTTGTGTTGAAGAACTTTGTAAagtgcttattaaacttatatgcagagtacatcacgagaaatgctggactggaagaagcacaagctggaatcaaaattgccaggagaaataacaataacctcagatatgcagatgacaccacccttatggcagatagtgaataggaactaaaaagcctcttgatgaaggtgaaagaggagagtgaaaaagttggcttaaaactcaatattcagaaaacgaagatcatggcatctggtcccatcacttcatgggaactagatggggaaagagtggaaacagtgtcagactttatttttgggggctccaaaatcactacagatggtgactgcagccatgaaattattccttggaagaaaagatatgaccaacctagatagcatattgaaaagcagagacattactttgccaacaaaggtccatctagtcaaggatatgatttttccagtggtcatgtatggatgtgagagttggactgtgaagaaagctgagcaccgaagaattgatgcttttgaactgtgatgttggagaagactcttgagagtcccttggactgcaaggagatccaaccagtccattctgaaggagatcagccctgggatttctttggaaggaatgatgctaaagctgaaactccagtactttggccacctcacgtgaagagttgactcactggaaaagactctgatgctgggagggattgggggcaggaggagaaggggacgacagaggatgagatggctggatcgcatcactgactggatggacgtgagtctgagtgaactccgggagttggtgatggacagggaggcctggcgtgctgtgattcatggggtcccaaagagtcggacatgactgagtgactgaactgaattgaacttaacTTTGTAAAGACTAGTCATAGATATCAGATTTACATATCTTCATAAACATCTGTGAAGGAGGGAAAAGTGTCTAGAGCCTGAAGCTGTCTTTGTCCTCTCAGCAATACATAACTAGAACACAAATAGTAGTTCCTAAGAACCAGACTATCGACCAAATAATAGCATTTGCTTCTGTCAGTTCTAAGGTACCAAACATATCTGCATCTTAAATGTGGATTAATTCACATCATTAACATACTCTGGATAACACAGATGCcatatgccacctgggaagccctgaaaacaGTCATAGATAGTATATACATGaatggatggggctgtgttctaataaacctttatttatttaaaaaaaaacaaaaaaacaaaaaacctgttgGTGAGCTTATTTTATAATCTGATCTGGTCCTATGGCTACAGTTTGCCGACCTGGGCCTAACAGTGTAGTTAAAGATTTTGAAGAACAG comes from the Bubalus kerabau isolate K-KA32 ecotype Philippines breed swamp buffalo chromosome 1, PCC_UOA_SB_1v2, whole genome shotgun sequence genome and includes:
- the LOC129631670 gene encoding hepatitis A virus cellular receptor 1-like; translated protein: MVEGGFVKDGVTSYHRVTGVVGQSVTLPCYYNGEVTSMCWGRGACPRLNCGTNIIWTDGYRVTYRRDGRYQLNGNIRGRDVSLTINNAAVSDSAPPTTRTTTTTTTTTTPTTTTPTTTPTTRRTTTTTTPRRSNRRKRAATTTRRRSNRRKTTATTTPRRTTRRKTTATTTRRRSNRRKTTTTITPRITTRRKTTATTTPRRSNRRKTTPTTTPRRTTRRKTTTTITPRITTRRKTTATTTRRRSNRRKTTPTTTLRRSNRRKTTPTTTLRRSNRRKTTPTTTLRRSNRRKTTPTTTPRRTTRRKTTTTATQRRTNRRKTTTTTTPRTTTTTSTTPRTTTTTRKTTITTTPRSTTTTSTSTTPRTTTTMRKTTITTTPRTTTTTPTTTTTTPKRTTTATPTTATTISTTLRTTTTKRKTTVTTTPRMSTTTPTTTTTTPKTITTMTATTIMTPTTTTTTSTTPRTTTTMRKTTITTTPRRTTTRKTTTTTTPTTMVTTAPTTTSTAVPTTINTTTPTMTVTTAPVTARSSTSALPMPAPTKDLQPASLSSPSQTAESQPTTLYETNITSSPWHSCSTDGNGTVTPSHDPHWHNNQTVEALAQETWMSTNKGVYIGISVTILALLVMFVVFWIRRRYFCLGSKAELLRVIPLKDTRIGALKNAALKPIQAEDNVYIIDDYH